A window from Plectropomus leopardus isolate mb chromosome 3, YSFRI_Pleo_2.0, whole genome shotgun sequence encodes these proteins:
- the traf3ip2l gene encoding E3 ubiquitin ligase TRAF3IP2, giving the protein MSRGGPMMLPTSIYSASAPNSHVSQLSRYFYSHHNTPEEDDETMSTEEREASTVHKPDSISDPNGHRRPLEHAVFSGDSLFSRQQLDRQQENTHTVPHPASSFCSYQPPRSLPAGYGQPTPFPSQADGAWLHPSFASSWSGYPNSLPSSLNRKDYSGCSGDSCLSGYKFLSLAPWQHLHEQLRAAALSLLQPAFRQHVSPHVISILVLATGSPLLRSVPCRRLQQGPMANKHPWPQYHPAHGPYHPGACRLPGAGYTHIGRNAPAKEKHPPPSTSLSLEQRKVFVTYEADNDKHVNEIINFVALLRHNGFDTHIDIFEQQFRSISKIDFMERYLSEKEYLIIIIISPKYYETVTASPVGLENDERTFNTVYIHKQLQNEFIQNGSKNFRFIPIVFPGAKKCHVPNWLQNTHIYEWPLHRDDILRRLMRVEKYNPPPIGELPTIVSIPI; this is encoded by the exons ATGTCTCGAGGCGGCCCAATGATGCTCCCCACTTCAATCTACTCAGCTTCAGCACCCAatag TCACGTCAGCCAGCTGAGCAGATACTTTTACAGCCATCACAACACGCCTGAAGAGGACGATGAGACCATGAGCACAGAGGAGCGAGAAGCCAGCACAGTCCACAAGCCGGACTCCATCTCTGACCCTAATGGCCACCGCCGCCCTCTGGAGCACGCCGTCTTCTCCGGTGACTCCCTGttcagcagacagcagctggaccgacagcaggaaaacacacacactgtccctcATCCTGCCTCCAGCTTCTGCTCCTACCAGCCTCCCCGCAGCTTACCTGCCGGGTACGGCCAGCCCACTCCGTTCCCCAGCCAGGCTGACGGCGCCTGGCTCCACCCGAGCTTCGCCAGCAGCTGGTCGGGGTATCCCAACAGCCTGCCGTCCTCTCTGAACCGCAAAGATTACTCCGGCTGCTCTGGAGACAGCTGCCTCTCAGGGTACAAGTTCCTGTCGCTCGCTCCCTGGCAGCACCTGCATGAGCAGCTTAGAGCAgccgctctctctctgctccaacCCGCCTTCAGGCAACATGTGTCACCACACGTTATCTCCATACTCGTGCTCGCCACAGGGAGCCCCCTGCTGCGCTCAGTGCCCTGCAGACGCCTTCAACAGGGGCCCATGGCCAACAAACACCCCTGGCCTCAGTACCACCCAGCGCACGGCCCGTACC aTCCAGGCGCTTGCAGACTTCCTGGAGctggatacacacacat CGGCCGCAACGCTCCCGCGAAAGAGAAGCACCCTCCTCCGAGCACGTCGCTCTCTCTGGAGCAGA GGAAGGTGTTTGTCACTTATGAAGCGGACAACGACAAGCACGTCAACGAGATCATCAACTTTGTAGCTCTGCTGCGACACAATGGCTTTGACACACAC ATTGATATTTTTGAGCAGCAGTTCAGGAGTATAAGCAAGATAGACTTCATGGAGCGGTACCTCAGCGAG AAAGAGTAcctgatcatcatcatcatcagtccCAAGTACTACGAGACAGTGACGGCCTCCCCGGTCGGCCTGGAGAACGACGAGAGGACCTTCAACACCGTCTACATACATAAACAG CTCCAGAATGAGTTCATCCAAAATGGGAGCAAGAATTTCAGGTTTATTCCCATCGTGTTCCCCGGAGCTAAAAAG TGTCACGTCCCAAACTGGCTCCAAAACACGCATATTTACGAATGGCCGCTCCATCGGGATGACATCCTGCGGCGGCTGATGAGGGTCGAGAAGTACAATCCACCTCCTATCGGGGAACTACCGACTATTGTTTCCATCCCCATATAG